In Silene latifolia isolate original U9 population chromosome 3, ASM4854445v1, whole genome shotgun sequence, a single window of DNA contains:
- the LOC141648905 gene encoding uncharacterized protein LOC141648905 produces the protein MFAQLLSPWVKVFRKFDFGGLRLDEESSNQYRMKAIEEEMNIPVTSEEVESVNLLNSEQKYAYSIIYDRVVRNKCGAFFLDGLGGTGKTFLYSALLANHRSHGIIALAVASSGIAASNISGGKTANSRFKIPLDLDENQSCQISKQSALGELIRACKLTIWDKASMAKKLAIEHFERTLRDVCSTVKAFGGKVVVFGGDFRQVLSVIPKSTLQEAVSASFVTSSLWQTLTKLHLTVNMRAIHDPVFSNFVLQVGEGRPPYENGKDIRLPRAIIVSESQSCSLLDTLIQSIYPDIGLTTLDPMLTTKRAILTPKNEDTEIINSILLTKQHGRAFEYKSFDEAVDITAEQYPIEFLNTLSPSGLPPLQLVLKKNSPIILLRNLDPTSALCNGTRLICKAFSRTSTQK, from the coding sequence ATGTTTGCACAGTTATTGAGTCCATGGGTAAAAGTTTTTCGCAAATTCGACTTCGGTGGTCTTAGGTTGGACGAAGAGTCATCCAATCAATACAGAATGAAAGCAATTGAAGAAGAGATGAACATTCCTGTAACGTCAGAAGAAGTTGAATCAGTTAATTTGTTAAATTCCGAACAAAAGTACGCTTACTCGATAATTTACGACAGGGTTGTGCGTAATAAATGCGGTGCTTTCTTTCTAGATGGTCTAGGTGGTACTGGTAAAACTTTCTTATATTCGGCTCTGCTTGCAAATCATCGTAGTCATGGCATTATTGCTCTCGCCGTTGCTAGCTCAGGAATTGCTGCCTCGAACATTTCCGGTGGAAAGACTGCGAACTCGAGATTTAAAATTCCTTTAGATCTTGATGAAAATCAAAGCTGCCAAATCTCAAAGCAGAGTGCGCTAGGAGAGCTCATCCGAGCGTGTAAGTTGACCATATGGGACAAAGCATCAATGGCGAAGAAACTTGCAATTGAGCATTTTGAAAGAACATTACGTGACGTTTGTTCAACTGTTAAAGCATTTGGCGGAAAAGTCGTTGTATTTGGTGGCGATTTTAGGCAGGTACTTTCGGTTATACCTAAGAGCACTCTCCAGGAAGCAGTAAGTGCAAGCTTTGTTACATCTTCTCTATGGCAAACTCTCACAAAACTGCATTTAACTGTTAATATGAGAGCGATTCATGACCCTGTTTTCAGTAACTTCGTTCTGCAAGTTGGTGAAGGTAGACCACCTTATGAGAACGGAAAAGATATACGTTTACCACGAGCCATTATCGTATCTGAATCTCAGAGTTGCTCACTTCTTGATACACTTATTCAATCTATCTACCCTGATATTGGCCTTACCACTTTAGATCCTATGCTCACTACGAAGAGAGCGATCTTAACACCAAAAAATGAAGACACTGAGATTATTAATTCCATTTTATTAACGAAGCAACATGGTCGAGCATTTGAGTATAAGAGCTTCGATGAAGCTGTTGATATAACTGCTGAACAATATCCGATAGAATTTTTAAACACTCTTTCCCCAAGCGGTCTTCCACCACTTCAATTAGTATTGAAAAAAAATAGTCCGATTATTCTTCTTAGAAATCTAGATCCAACTTCCGCACTTTGTAACGGTACAAGATTAATCTGCAAAGCTTTCTCAAGAACATCGACGCAGAAATAA
- the LOC141648904 gene encoding uncharacterized protein LOC141648904 — protein MCLVQQYGKPDIFLTITCNPRWPEIERELLPHEEAHNRPDLVKRVFRAKLIELKKAIVQRKLFGNVAGYVYVVEFQKRGLPHAHFLIILDSASKIRSPEHYDLHVCTEIPDESTNPHLYTAVINHMMHGPCGIDFPSNPCKRNRQCKNHYPRDFCDFTMNGRNSYPIYRRREDGRFFYIRESWLDNRWVVPYNPFLLARFDCHLNVEVCSTIKAVKYLYKYVYKGHDRISIALTDTNNVEAIDEISSYQAARWISPPEAVWRIFRFSLNEVHPNVVTLQVHLPNIQTVVFRPLEQVENFIDDEYRTTTMLTSFFHRNTYDIYARTLTYQQFLEHYVWHGEKGSKYWTPRQKGFAIGRLVYINPSEGERYYLRLLLTNVKGPHSFNDLLSINGALCSSFRDAAYRRGLLEADNSIEQCLEEACHYQLLFVLRRLFTTLLIYCQPKSPRLLLDKFFSYLSEDFAHAFPTKKT, from the coding sequence ATGTGTTTAGTTCAACAGTATGGAAAGCCAGACATTTTTCTAACTATCACATGTAATCCCAGATGGCCTGAGATTGAGCGTGAGCTTCTTCCCCATGAAGAAGCGCATAATAGACCTGATCTTGTGAAACGAGTTTTTAGAGCCAAACTTATAGAATTAAAAAAGGCTATAGTCCAACGAAAACTATTTGGAAATGTTGCTGGTTACGTTTACGTTGTGGAGTTTCAAAAAAGAGGACTACCTCATGCACAttttcttataattttggatTCAGCAAGCAAAATTAGATCACCGGAGCATTATGATTTGCACGTATGTACTGAGATACCTGACGAATCTACCAATCCACACCTCTACACAGCCGTTATTAACCATATGATGCATGGTCCTTGCGGCATAGATTTTCCTTCTAATCCTTGCAAGAGAAATAGGCAATGCAAGAATCACTATCCTCGTGACTTCTGTGACTTTACCATGAATGGTCGAAATTCATATCCAATATACCGAAGGCGAGAAGATGGACGGTTTTTTTACATTCGTGAATCATGGCTTGACAATAGATGGGTTGTCCCTTACAATCCTTTTCTTTTAGCGAGATTTGATTGCCACTTAAATGTTGAGGTTTGCTCAACGATTAAGGCAGTTAAGTATTTGTATAAATACGTCTACAAAGGTCATGATCGAATTTCTATTGCTTTGACCGACACTAATAATGTAGAAGCAATTGACGAGATTAGCTCTTATCAAGCAGCTAGATGGATTTCGCCACCGGAAGCCGTTTGGAGAATCTTCAGGTTTAGTTTAAATGAAGTTCATCCTAATGTTGTTACTCTCCAAGTACATCTTCCCAATATACAAACTGTTGTTTTTCGACCTTTAGAGCAAGTCGAAAATTTCATAGATGATGAATATAGAACAACGACAATGCTAACATCATTTTTCCATCGTAACACATATGACATATATGCTCGTACATTGACATACCAACAGTTTCTTGAGCATTATGTGTGGCATGGAGAAAAGGGTTCCAAGTACTGGACTCCGCGTCAGAAAGGCTTTGCAATCGGGAGATTGGTGTACATAAATCCTTCCGAAGGTGAGCGCTACTATTTACGCCTTCTACTAACGAATGTGAAAGGTCCGCATTCATTTAATGATTTGTTGAGCATAAATGGTGCACTATGTTCTTCGTTTCGCGACGCTGCGTATAGACGTGGACTTCTTGAGGCTGATAATTCAATTGAGCAGTGCTTAGAAGAAGCTTGTCACTATCAACTGTTGTTCGTCTTACGAAGGCTTTTTACAACACTACTGATCTACTGCCAGCCAAAAAGTCCACGTTTGTTGTTGGATAAATTTTTTTCGTACTTATCTGAAGACTTTGCTCATGCATTCCCGACAAAAAAAACGTAA